A single window of Leptospira semungkisensis DNA harbors:
- a CDS encoding mucoidy inhibitor MuiA family protein: MKHSINIMNQNIYRFSIAFLTLISVPILAKETVLPIKEVTVHQGTAQILRTGKVQLEPGANKIEISYLPVSLLEETLTASVSAPQVEVTGSRTWKEEGTASSNPEVAQLQKKVQGMEKELESILAKENDIKAEKELLEEFRTKVSESVGRNLLYGRVEEDGKQWGNYLKRTRDDAVSLFAAWEKIEKAKQRLQTDLEEARAQLTILLSQAEKSTRITWVQIVNTSSENKTVDLRLSYLVSNADWRPAYILTAEDSLSKARLEYIAEIRQETGEDWKGVLLLLSTTRPDLSLRRNRLRPQRLFDIETQSKQEVLVNQSQAVGAAQVADEESNLPASNDAGSSSERGSGFLFRLPKAISLASQKESRKFEMLAFTAPIKVRTVAAPRYKPFPLLEADLQNIGDFPILPGEVSLFRSSGLVGRTKIGYVSPKDTLTVSLGTEGSLRLSYRKETNQTREGIISSQKVFERRVYLSLENFGKESKTVIIRDQIPISEVASVKVEVNRDSTTSGSKEYRTNSGIYEWNLEIPPSGKKEIKLEYRVTCPSEFDLNFLQ; encoded by the coding sequence ATGAAACATTCAATAAATATAATGAACCAAAATATATACAGATTCTCGATCGCATTTCTTACATTGATATCTGTTCCGATTCTCGCCAAGGAAACGGTATTGCCTATTAAAGAGGTTACCGTCCATCAAGGAACCGCACAGATCTTAAGGACCGGAAAGGTCCAATTGGAACCTGGGGCAAATAAAATAGAGATCTCTTATCTTCCTGTTTCTCTTTTAGAAGAAACATTGACTGCGAGCGTAAGTGCTCCTCAGGTAGAGGTCACAGGTTCCAGAACATGGAAAGAAGAAGGGACAGCATCTTCTAATCCGGAAGTAGCTCAGTTGCAAAAGAAAGTCCAAGGGATGGAAAAGGAACTCGAAAGTATATTAGCAAAAGAGAATGATATAAAAGCGGAGAAAGAGCTTTTAGAGGAGTTCAGGACAAAGGTTTCCGAATCGGTAGGCCGCAATCTCTTGTATGGAAGAGTAGAAGAGGACGGAAAGCAATGGGGAAACTATTTGAAAAGGACCAGAGACGACGCAGTCAGTCTATTTGCTGCTTGGGAAAAGATAGAGAAAGCAAAACAAAGATTGCAAACCGATTTAGAAGAGGCACGAGCTCAACTGACTATTTTACTTTCCCAAGCCGAGAAGAGTACTCGTATCACTTGGGTTCAGATCGTAAACACTAGTTCTGAAAATAAGACAGTCGATCTTCGTCTTAGTTATCTCGTATCAAATGCTGACTGGAGACCCGCGTATATTCTTACTGCAGAGGATTCATTGAGCAAGGCTCGCTTGGAGTATATTGCGGAGATCCGCCAAGAAACAGGAGAAGATTGGAAGGGAGTTCTTCTTCTTTTATCCACCACTCGTCCTGATCTTTCTTTGAGAAGGAATCGTCTTCGTCCACAAAGACTATTCGATATAGAAACTCAATCGAAGCAAGAGGTTCTAGTAAATCAATCGCAAGCAGTAGGGGCCGCTCAGGTTGCCGACGAAGAATCCAATCTTCCTGCTTCGAACGATGCTGGTTCTTCCAGCGAAAGAGGAAGCGGTTTCTTGTTTAGATTACCCAAAGCGATTTCATTGGCTTCTCAGAAAGAGTCCAGAAAGTTCGAGATGCTTGCATTTACTGCTCCGATCAAGGTGAGAACTGTCGCAGCACCTCGGTATAAGCCGTTTCCTCTTTTGGAAGCGGATTTGCAGAATATAGGAGATTTTCCGATCCTACCTGGAGAAGTTTCCTTGTTCAGAAGTTCAGGTCTTGTAGGAAGAACCAAGATCGGATATGTGAGTCCGAAAGACACGTTAACCGTTTCTTTAGGAACGGAAGGAAGTCTTAGATTATCTTACCGTAAGGAAACGAATCAAACTAGAGAAGGGATTATCTCCAGCCAAAAAGTCTTCGAAAGAAGGGTATATCTTAGTTTGGAAAATTTCGGAAAGGAAAGTAAGACTGTGATCATCAGGGATCAGATCCCGATCTCAGAAGTAGCTAGCGTGAAAGTGGAAGTGAATCGAGACTCTACTACTTCCGGCTCTAAGGAATATCGGACGAATTCAGGCATCTACGAATGGAATTTGGAAATTCCTCCATCCGGAAAGAAAGAGATTAAATTGGAATACAGGGTAACCTGTCCGAGCGAATTCGATCTGAATTTCTTGCAGTAG
- a CDS encoding DUF4139 domain-containing protein, with protein MISRFYRSIFLLVLLLLSGFGSQAQESGPAEGDAPVAITGEEKGSKNPIQVSYARIDSVLLYSDLVYVTRQTEVKLPAGSSEVLLGEVPISSLDKSVIVTFTDPSKKFKIKGIRVLEKASRRKKSQEAEDLEKRKDALLLTMSTKSREVQDLLDWETSLKSIKPTIREEQGAVEKIDSENFSGFRKTYADLVEGNTKLRLTKLEELDRIREEFYIVTTKLSHLAEGDTLRRKEIRIDVESDAASTFPFEYKYLIRGAIWYPRYTLELQPNGQEAELGWHALVRNETGEDWKNVRLEFSTANPNQDIDLPEYKEQRISTVQTYVPANEYYPSAENMYNRDVAPSPSAGAAASPKKESKRMAPAKPMAQKAKADSAKEVYAQDRLEAQSPLQQSRALIEGNYKDRSNSLRVEENMNQLQGELVNQKHSFDRGSYEESIRYGKEALRRFSSLRESSRKELKELENEVQNLLNRSSQLNSDKKYSNHLIAPGVSSEGFDFRYVAQSRERIPSDRTLNRVFLRKRMVSVQPGYETSPLTSEDVFLNIVSSNSENEPLLAGPLEIYSGENLLGTTSVSTLKPGETIRMELGPDKDIKVVRREEKLEDKSGIISRRKTVRYKVSVNVKNNKRRSVPIRLIDRVPYTVDDSVEIKWTQGADKPLSKSEEGILTYEFELGAGASKKVEFEYTVSYPADNVLRDSFGNGSY; from the coding sequence ATGATTTCTCGGTTCTATCGCTCGATCTTCCTTCTTGTTCTACTGCTTTTATCCGGTTTTGGTTCCCAAGCCCAAGAATCGGGTCCTGCCGAAGGCGATGCTCCAGTTGCAATTACCGGCGAAGAGAAAGGCTCTAAGAATCCGATCCAAGTCTCCTACGCCAGGATCGATTCCGTTCTATTGTATTCGGACTTGGTTTATGTAACTCGACAAACAGAAGTTAAACTTCCCGCCGGTTCTTCTGAAGTTCTTTTGGGAGAAGTTCCTATCTCTTCCTTAGATAAGAGTGTGATCGTAACTTTTACCGATCCAAGTAAGAAATTCAAGATCAAAGGGATCCGAGTCTTGGAGAAGGCTTCTCGCAGAAAGAAATCGCAAGAAGCGGAAGACCTAGAAAAGAGAAAGGATGCCTTACTGCTTACCATGTCTACCAAGTCGAGGGAAGTGCAGGATCTTTTAGACTGGGAGACTTCGTTAAAGTCCATCAAGCCAACGATTAGAGAAGAGCAAGGCGCAGTGGAGAAGATAGACTCCGAAAATTTTTCCGGCTTTCGCAAGACCTATGCGGATCTTGTAGAAGGAAATACCAAACTTCGTTTAACAAAACTTGAAGAATTGGATCGTATTCGAGAAGAATTCTATATCGTAACAACTAAACTCTCTCATCTTGCAGAAGGAGATACACTTCGCAGAAAGGAGATTAGGATCGATGTCGAATCAGATGCAGCTTCTACCTTTCCTTTTGAATATAAATATTTGATCCGAGGTGCGATCTGGTATCCTCGCTATACGTTGGAGCTTCAACCGAATGGACAAGAGGCGGAGCTTGGTTGGCATGCATTAGTCCGCAACGAGACTGGAGAAGATTGGAAGAATGTAAGGTTAGAATTTTCCACTGCTAACCCGAACCAAGATATTGATTTGCCCGAGTACAAAGAGCAAAGAATCAGTACAGTGCAAACCTATGTCCCAGCGAATGAATATTATCCTTCTGCGGAGAATATGTATAACAGAGATGTAGCTCCTTCTCCTAGCGCAGGTGCTGCTGCTTCACCTAAGAAAGAATCGAAGAGAATGGCTCCTGCAAAACCGATGGCTCAAAAGGCAAAGGCAGATTCTGCGAAGGAAGTATATGCGCAGGATCGATTGGAAGCGCAAAGTCCTTTGCAACAATCCAGAGCTCTTATCGAGGGAAATTATAAAGACAGATCCAATTCTCTTCGAGTGGAAGAGAATATGAACCAACTCCAAGGTGAGTTGGTAAATCAGAAACATAGTTTTGATCGTGGCTCGTACGAAGAGTCGATTCGTTATGGCAAAGAAGCTCTCAGAAGATTTTCCAGTTTGAGAGAAAGCTCTCGAAAAGAACTGAAAGAATTGGAAAATGAAGTGCAGAATCTCTTAAACAGATCTTCTCAACTGAATTCGGATAAGAAATATTCAAATCATCTGATTGCTCCAGGAGTTTCTTCAGAAGGTTTTGATTTCAGATATGTAGCTCAATCCAGAGAGAGAATTCCATCGGATCGAACTTTGAACCGAGTATTCTTGAGAAAGAGGATGGTTTCGGTTCAGCCTGGCTACGAGACTTCTCCTTTAACAAGTGAAGATGTTTTTCTAAATATTGTATCTTCGAATTCGGAGAATGAACCTCTCTTAGCTGGACCTCTAGAAATTTATTCGGGTGAAAATCTACTCGGGACCACTTCTGTTTCTACCTTAAAACCGGGAGAGACCATTCGAATGGAACTCGGTCCTGATAAAGATATCAAAGTGGTTCGAAGAGAAGAGAAATTGGAAGATAAGTCCGGGATTATCTCTCGCAGAAAAACGGTCCGCTATAAAGTCTCGGTCAATGTGAAGAACAACAAGAGAAGGTCAGTTCCTATTCGTTTGATCGATCGGGTCCCGTATACTGTGGATGATAGTGTGGAGATCAAGTGGACCCAAGGTGCAGATAAGCCTTTAAGTAAATCCGAAGAAGGGATCTTGACTTATGAATTCGAGTTGGGAGCCGGAGCGAGTAAGAAAGTCGAATTCGAATATACCGTCTCTTATCCTGCTGATAACGTATTAAGAGATTCTTTCGGAAACGGATCCTACTGA